From one Streptomyces mobaraensis genomic stretch:
- a CDS encoding cytochrome P450: MTTPHTDLSGPREEPLPRYPFSTKGDRLAPELTELRGRCPVARVGTNSGGEAWLVTGYDLTRHVLRDRAFARSVLGEADSPAQDAPILAPELLDAMNHLRNAGLRDEVLKALGRDQPDLPDVWVAEATREGLDAMVREGAPGDLQQHFAERVAARCMLRLLGLSFEDRAYLAPRADVDLTMVTYSDEELAGNWEEIRRHMHAHMAARRPGEPRGLADRLADLNARHQGLTDRQLSNIVAVLFVSGYEDFASFLGVAVFNLLQRPEALRTLREHPETAPQCVEELLRYSVVLGNAIPRYVTRDTELGAASLKQGDLVLLSLDAVNYDPAAFPAPETFDPSRSPNPHLRFGYGRHHCPGAHLVRRHSATAFRVLVDHLPDLRPAVPAAEVPWHPHRMAIMPAEILVTW; this comes from the coding sequence GTGACCACACCGCACACCGACCTCAGCGGACCGCGCGAAGAGCCGCTGCCGCGCTACCCGTTCAGCACCAAGGGCGACCGCCTCGCCCCCGAGCTCACCGAACTGCGCGGCCGCTGCCCGGTGGCCCGCGTCGGCACCAACTCCGGCGGCGAGGCGTGGCTCGTCACCGGCTACGACCTCACCCGCCACGTGCTGCGCGACCGGGCCTTCGCCCGCTCCGTCCTCGGCGAGGCCGACAGCCCGGCCCAGGACGCCCCCATCCTGGCGCCCGAACTGCTGGACGCCATGAACCACCTCCGGAACGCCGGGCTGCGCGACGAGGTGCTCAAGGCCCTCGGCCGCGACCAGCCCGACCTGCCCGACGTGTGGGTCGCCGAGGCCACCCGCGAGGGCCTGGACGCCATGGTGCGCGAGGGCGCGCCGGGCGACCTCCAGCAGCACTTCGCCGAACGGGTCGCCGCCCGCTGCATGCTGCGCCTGCTCGGGCTGTCCTTCGAGGACCGCGCGTACCTGGCCCCCCGCGCCGACGTCGACCTGACGATGGTCACGTACTCGGACGAGGAACTCGCCGGCAACTGGGAGGAGATCCGCCGGCACATGCACGCGCACATGGCCGCCCGCCGCCCGGGCGAGCCACGCGGCCTGGCGGACCGCCTCGCCGACCTCAACGCCCGCCACCAGGGCCTGACCGACCGGCAGTTGTCGAACATCGTCGCCGTCCTCTTCGTCAGCGGCTACGAGGACTTCGCCAGCTTCCTGGGCGTGGCGGTATTCAACCTCCTCCAGAGGCCCGAAGCGCTCAGGACGCTGAGGGAGCACCCGGAGACGGCACCCCAGTGCGTGGAGGAACTGCTGCGCTACAGCGTCGTGCTGGGCAACGCGATCCCGCGCTACGTCACCCGGGACACCGAACTCGGCGCGGCGTCCCTCAAACAAGGCGACCTCGTCCTGCTCTCCCTGGACGCCGTCAACTACGACCCGGCCGCCTTCCCCGCCCCGGAGACCTTCGACCCGTCCCGCTCGCCCAACCCGCACCTCCGCTTCGGCTACGGCCGCCACCACTGCCCCGGCGCCCACCTGGTCCGCCGCCACTCCGCCACGGCGTTCCGCGTCCTCGTCGACCACCTCCCGGACCTCCGCCCGGCGGTCCCGGCCGCCGAGGTGCCCTGGCACCCCCACCGCATGGCGATCATGCCGGCGGAGATCCTCGTCACCTGGTAG